In a single window of the uncultured Erythrobacter sp. genome:
- a CDS encoding TonB-dependent receptor: protein MRTAVQGHGVGAGVRDSWFKSALRAGASALVVSSAISGSGVWAQTQPEAEIEDTTAVEEPANEIIVSGLRASLANAQNVKKNADTVVDAITAQDIGALPDRSVTEALQRVPGVAINRFAGSNDPDHFSVEGSGVVVRGLNFVRSEFNGRSAFGAGVGGQALNFADVPAELLGSVIISKNATAESIEGGLAGTVNLNTRKPFDNNGFKIAFSAEANYGDFRKEWTPTLSGLISNTWDTDKGRFGLLFSGSYSEIKSRADGLQVANYQTRDGQLVNAANAGGVRVCRNPLPSSADSFTLPGAGALCGANGVAGADGFADYAASRVAPVGGQFRTQEFDRKRNGIAVSAQFESIDEKTLITAEFIRSASTNKWGEYTFEAAPDLSEYQTYPIGCLQNADGPSRVNPDGSAGDPTPRAQCPVGGFTDFLYDDTGLFQSGYIVNASNGWRGDPGASPFVPIGGLQQSLARRQVDDRITNEDYSINLRTELTDRFTVEIDAQYATSRKQNLDFSVFGSSFADQELDISGDLPVIIPRKPQYLGYVWSTPGADLAGATEEQYFTDPRFQFWRAAMDHIEDSTGKQYAFQADMAYEFDDDAFLRKAKWGARYQDRDQTVRYTTYNWGMLSETWSGSRPVNFADSTQVPSERYEFPNFFRGKVPGPPGAFYYAGDLIGDYEGAIGDFQSVQDQARALGASPSWVPLSGRQNAIAGTPYLPEDIQPIAQQDTAAYVQLEFGTDNLFGDVRLSGNVGLRYVNTAIRSQGSIGVPSSQALNILDPFDIRCAAVVPPGAPPGTVPSRPGGVCNLGPQGYADLQTFAGSGGSQFDVADVDYSFWLPSLNLKLGVTDDVIFRFAGSKVLTRPDNSYVRNFLQIGLGQSGELTAQSGNPFIRPATAWQFDLTAEWYFDTVGSLTFNAFYKDIKDFFYQEVTSRQVSSNGVTRDVLVRGPANFDDNGKIKGFELAYQQTYDFLPKPLDGLGVAANYTYIKSSGLPNTFLNTGEPVDESTIPPGNLPLEQLSKHNINATVFYEKGPISLRAAYNWRSRFLLTPADVIFPFYSIFNEATGQLDASIFFNITKDIRVGVQGVNLLDEVTKTTQAYTGDASVLAPRSFFMNDRRFSFILRGNF, encoded by the coding sequence ATGCGCACAGCAGTGCAAGGCCATGGCGTAGGGGCAGGCGTCAGGGACTCGTGGTTCAAAAGCGCATTGCGCGCCGGCGCATCAGCGCTGGTTGTCAGCAGCGCGATCAGCGGTAGCGGCGTTTGGGCGCAGACCCAGCCCGAAGCAGAGATCGAAGATACCACCGCCGTCGAAGAGCCCGCCAACGAGATTATCGTCAGCGGCCTGCGCGCCTCGCTCGCCAATGCTCAGAACGTCAAGAAGAACGCCGACACGGTCGTCGATGCGATCACCGCGCAGGATATCGGCGCGCTGCCCGACCGTTCGGTGACCGAAGCGCTCCAGCGCGTTCCGGGCGTCGCCATCAACCGCTTTGCCGGATCGAACGATCCCGACCACTTCTCGGTCGAAGGCTCGGGCGTCGTGGTGCGCGGCCTGAACTTCGTGCGTTCGGAATTCAACGGCCGCAGCGCCTTTGGCGCGGGCGTCGGCGGGCAGGCGCTCAACTTCGCCGACGTGCCGGCCGAATTGCTCGGCTCGGTCATCATCAGCAAGAACGCCACCGCCGAATCCATCGAAGGCGGCCTCGCCGGTACGGTCAACCTCAACACCCGCAAGCCGTTCGACAACAACGGCTTCAAGATCGCCTTCAGTGCCGAGGCCAACTATGGCGATTTCCGCAAGGAATGGACGCCGACGCTCTCGGGCTTGATCAGCAACACCTGGGATACCGACAAGGGCCGCTTTGGCCTGCTGTTCAGCGGCTCCTATTCCGAGATCAAGAGCCGTGCCGATGGCTTGCAGGTCGCCAACTACCAGACCCGTGACGGGCAGTTGGTCAACGCAGCCAATGCGGGCGGCGTGCGCGTCTGCCGCAATCCGCTGCCGAGTTCGGCGGACAGTTTCACCTTGCCGGGCGCAGGCGCACTGTGCGGCGCCAATGGCGTGGCCGGAGCAGACGGCTTTGCCGATTACGCCGCGTCGCGCGTGGCGCCGGTGGGCGGCCAGTTCCGCACGCAGGAATTTGACCGCAAGCGCAATGGGATCGCGGTTTCGGCGCAGTTTGAATCGATCGACGAAAAGACCCTGATCACGGCGGAGTTCATCCGTTCGGCCTCAACCAACAAGTGGGGCGAGTACACCTTCGAGGCCGCGCCCGATCTGTCCGAGTATCAGACCTATCCAATCGGCTGCCTTCAGAATGCCGACGGCCCATCCCGCGTCAACCCCGATGGGTCGGCGGGTGATCCCACCCCGCGCGCGCAATGCCCGGTCGGCGGGTTCACCGACTTCCTTTATGACGACACCGGGCTGTTCCAGTCGGGCTATATCGTCAACGCCTCGAACGGCTGGCGCGGCGATCCGGGCGCATCGCCCTTCGTGCCGATTGGCGGGCTTCAGCAGTCGCTGGCGCGCCGTCAGGTCGACGACCGGATCACCAACGAAGACTACTCGATCAACCTGCGCACCGAATTGACCGATCGTTTCACGGTCGAGATCGACGCGCAATACGCCACCTCGCGCAAGCAGAACCTCGACTTCAGCGTCTTCGGCTCATCCTTCGCCGACCAGGAGCTCGATATCTCGGGCGATCTGCCGGTGATCATCCCGCGCAAACCGCAGTACCTTGGCTATGTCTGGTCGACACCGGGAGCCGATCTCGCGGGCGCGACGGAAGAGCAATACTTCACCGATCCCCGCTTCCAGTTCTGGCGGGCCGCGATGGACCACATCGAGGACAGCACCGGCAAGCAATACGCCTTCCAGGCCGACATGGCTTACGAGTTTGATGACGATGCCTTCCTGCGCAAGGCCAAGTGGGGCGCGCGCTATCAGGATCGCGATCAGACGGTGCGTTACACCACCTATAACTGGGGGATGTTGAGCGAGACCTGGTCGGGCAGCCGTCCGGTCAACTTCGCCGATAGCACTCAGGTCCCATCGGAACGCTATGAATTTCCGAACTTCTTCCGCGGCAAGGTGCCTGGCCCTCCAGGTGCGTTCTACTACGCAGGCGATCTGATCGGCGATTATGAAGGCGCGATTGGCGACTTCCAGTCGGTGCAGGATCAGGCCCGCGCGCTTGGCGCTTCGCCAAGCTGGGTGCCGCTGTCGGGCCGTCAGAACGCCATCGCCGGAACGCCGTACCTGCCAGAGGATATTCAGCCGATTGCCCAGCAGGATACGGCTGCCTACGTGCAGCTCGAATTCGGCACGGACAATTTGTTCGGAGACGTGCGCCTGTCGGGCAATGTCGGCCTGCGCTACGTCAATACCGCGATCCGTTCACAAGGGTCGATCGGGGTGCCGAGCAGCCAAGCGCTCAACATCCTCGATCCGTTCGATATACGCTGCGCCGCTGTGGTGCCGCCGGGTGCGCCTCCGGGCACTGTGCCGTCGCGGCCGGGCGGGGTCTGCAATCTCGGCCCGCAGGGCTATGCCGATCTTCAGACCTTTGCCGGCAGCGGCGGATCGCAGTTCGATGTGGCCGATGTCGATTACAGCTTCTGGCTGCCCAGTCTCAACCTCAAGCTAGGCGTAACCGATGATGTGATCTTCCGCTTCGCCGGATCGAAGGTGCTGACCCGGCCCGACAACTCCTATGTTCGCAACTTCCTCCAGATCGGTCTGGGGCAGAGCGGCGAGCTGACGGCCCAATCCGGCAATCCCTTCATCCGTCCGGCCACCGCATGGCAGTTTGACCTTACCGCCGAATGGTATTTCGACACGGTCGGCTCGCTGACGTTCAATGCCTTCTACAAGGATATCAAGGACTTCTTCTATCAGGAGGTCACCAGCCGCCAAGTCAGCAGCAACGGGGTCACCCGCGACGTGCTGGTGCGTGGTCCGGCCAACTTCGATGATAATGGGAAGATCAAGGGCTTCGAGCTGGCCTACCAGCAGACCTACGACTTCCTGCCCAAACCACTCGATGGCTTGGGGGTTGCTGCCAACTACACCTATATCAAGAGTAGCGGTCTACCGAACACCTTCCTCAATACGGGCGAGCCGGTGGACGAATCCACCATCCCGCCGGGCAACCTGCCGCTTGAACAGCTGTCTAAGCACAACATCAATGCGACGGTGTTCTACGAGAAGGGGCCGATCAGCCTGCGTGCCGCCTATAACTGGCGCTCACGCTTCCTGCTGACGCCGGCGGATGTGATCTTCCCGTTCTACTCGATCTTTAACGAGGCGACCGGGCAGCTCGATGCGTCGATCTTCTTCAACATCACGAAGGATATCCGGGTCGGCGTGCAAGGGGTGAACCTGCTGGACGAGGTCACCAAGACCACGCAGGCCTACACCGGCGACGCCAGCGTGCTGGCCCCGCGTTCGTTCTTCATGAACGACCGGCGCTTCTCCTTCATCCTGCGGGGCAACTTCTAA